One genomic window of Stigmatella ashevillena includes the following:
- a CDS encoding FecCD family ABC transporter permease: protein MKPSTHPSLSHGRRAKGLLVLVPLLGVCVILSLGVGAVKIGPMQVVSILLEQAGLEPLTAFSEQQAAVLYAIRLPRVLLGVLVGAALAVAGAAMQGLFRNPLADPGLLGISSGASLGVAACTVLKVYVFGFYTLSIAAFVGSLLSILAISSLAQENRRTNVTMMLLCGIAINALCIAGTGLFTYLSTDDQLRTITFWQLGSLASATWTSVSTAAPLILLCTVGMLFLASPLNALLLGEANADHLGVNVERVKWTLVALVALGVGAAVAVSGMIGFVGLVVPHLIRLWLGPNHRVLLPLSALLGAVLMVLADLVARTIVVPSELPIGIVTSLTGSPFFLYLLMRQRRTQVL, encoded by the coding sequence ATGAAGCCCAGCACGCATCCTTCGCTCTCGCATGGCAGGAGGGCCAAGGGGCTCCTCGTCCTCGTACCGCTCTTGGGGGTCTGCGTCATCCTCTCCCTGGGGGTGGGCGCGGTGAAGATCGGGCCCATGCAGGTGGTCTCTATCCTGCTGGAGCAAGCAGGGCTGGAACCGTTGACCGCGTTCTCGGAGCAGCAGGCGGCGGTTCTGTATGCCATCCGGCTCCCCCGCGTGCTCCTGGGGGTCCTGGTGGGGGCTGCCTTGGCGGTGGCAGGGGCGGCCATGCAGGGGCTCTTCCGCAACCCGCTCGCCGATCCCGGGTTGCTGGGCATCTCGAGTGGGGCCTCCCTGGGGGTGGCCGCGTGCACGGTGCTCAAAGTGTATGTCTTTGGGTTCTATACCCTCTCGATCGCGGCATTCGTGGGGAGCCTTCTGTCCATCCTGGCGATCTCCTCCCTGGCCCAGGAGAACCGGCGGACCAACGTCACGATGATGTTGCTCTGTGGCATCGCGATCAACGCCTTGTGCATCGCGGGGACAGGGCTCTTCACGTACCTGTCGACGGATGATCAACTGCGGACCATCACCTTCTGGCAGCTCGGTTCGCTGGCGAGCGCGACGTGGACCTCCGTCTCGACCGCGGCGCCCCTGATTCTGCTGTGCACCGTCGGGATGTTGTTTCTCGCCAGCCCCTTGAATGCCCTTCTCTTGGGCGAGGCGAACGCGGACCATCTCGGCGTCAACGTGGAGCGGGTCAAATGGACCTTGGTGGCGCTCGTGGCCCTGGGCGTGGGCGCGGCGGTGGCGGTGTCTGGAATGATTGGCTTTGTCGGGCTCGTGGTGCCTCACCTCATCCGCCTCTGGTTGGGACCCAACCACCGTGTCTTGTTGCCCCTCTCGGCGCTGCTGGGGGCGGTGCTGATGGTGTTGGCGGACCTGGTGGCCCGGACCATCGTCGTGCCGTCTGAGCTGCCCATCGGCATCGTGACGTCGCTGACGGGATCGCCCTTCTTCCTGTACTTGCTCATGCGGCAGCGAAGGACCCAGGTTCTATGA
- a CDS encoding heme/hemin ABC transporter substrate-binding protein, whose translation MDVPAPKRVVVLNSSLVEIVFGLGKGETIVGTDVTATYPPEASRIPKVGHPYQPSVEGIISLTPDLVIGAEENLTATSAEQLRGARLPVLIVENSSKEGISGLLRRIEVLARIFNAEEAGERMKQDITRQVAELEKKIALAKKKPRVLFLYAHSPGEAFVYGKETGTHALIELAGGQNAADFTTGTKALTAEGMVQASPDAIIMLHRGLEAVSGVNGALNLPGVAVTPAGKNKKILAVDNSVRWIGPRFPSFAEKLFSEIHAAPSR comes from the coding sequence GTGGATGTTCCCGCGCCCAAGCGGGTGGTTGTCCTCAACTCGTCCTTGGTGGAAATCGTGTTCGGGCTCGGCAAGGGTGAAACCATTGTCGGCACGGATGTGACCGCCACCTATCCCCCCGAGGCGTCCCGGATCCCGAAGGTGGGGCATCCCTATCAGCCCAGCGTGGAAGGCATCATCAGCCTGACCCCGGACCTCGTGATTGGCGCGGAAGAGAATCTGACGGCGACCTCCGCCGAGCAGCTCCGGGGAGCCCGCCTCCCGGTCCTGATCGTCGAGAACTCCTCCAAGGAGGGGATCAGCGGTTTGCTGAGGCGCATCGAGGTGCTGGCGCGGATCTTCAATGCGGAAGAGGCCGGTGAGCGGATGAAACAAGACATCACGCGTCAGGTCGCGGAGCTGGAGAAGAAGATCGCGCTGGCGAAGAAGAAGCCCCGGGTGCTCTTTCTCTATGCACACAGCCCCGGTGAGGCGTTTGTTTATGGCAAGGAAACGGGAACGCACGCGTTGATTGAACTCGCGGGGGGTCAGAATGCCGCGGACTTCACGACGGGGACCAAGGCCCTGACGGCGGAAGGAATGGTTCAGGCTTCCCCGGATGCCATCATCATGCTGCACCGGGGGCTGGAGGCCGTCTCGGGAGTCAATGGCGCGCTCAACCTTCCAGGCGTTGCCGTGACCCCTGCGGGCAAGAACAAGAAGATCCTGGCGGTGGACAACAGCGTCCGCTGGATCGGACCGCGTTTTCCGAGCTTCGCTGAAAAGCTTTTCTCGGAAATCCATGCCGCTCCCAGCCGCTAA
- a CDS encoding TerB family tellurite resistance protein: MTTSIDDAFHIELLKLLLHVAWSDDDINPSEVRALLGAAQRWHIPPLEIQRLERCLEKGERLPAPNLGLLRQHPDEVLSTVRTLIGCDAQIQRSEEEMLAQIRELLGLTPS; this comes from the coding sequence ATGACAACCTCCATCGACGACGCCTTCCACATCGAATTGCTCAAGCTGCTGCTGCACGTGGCCTGGAGCGACGACGACATCAACCCGAGCGAAGTCCGTGCCCTCCTGGGCGCCGCGCAGCGCTGGCACATCCCTCCCCTGGAAATCCAGCGGCTCGAGCGTTGTCTGGAGAAGGGCGAACGCCTGCCCGCGCCCAACCTGGGCCTGCTCCGCCAGCATCCAGACGAGGTCCTCTCGACCGTGCGCACGCTCATCGGGTGCGATGCCCAGATCCAGCGCTCCGAAGAGGAGATGCTCGCTCAGATTCGGGAGCTGCTGGGTCTGACCCCCAGCTGA
- a CDS encoding class I SAM-dependent methyltransferase — translation MSGPAHAKGEWETYWKETARLAGQSETDSSSIWEVEAAQASAKDIARFQSFMRPELPLVDLGCGSGIQTRYLAQHFQRAIGVDVSQSAIELAAQSNPHPGLQYRVLDVFDTQAVQAFQAEHGDVNIYMRTLLHLIRPEARARFAASIGMLLGRRGVLYLYELGAAAGEYFHAWIQRNGMPVSLQRVLQMGIQPGTVTREHVLAMFSPERFTIVADGESPSAPIPVRVMSPSPTPVLAPEAWAPPGYFMVLQPREP, via the coding sequence ATGAGCGGCCCTGCACACGCAAAAGGTGAGTGGGAAACCTACTGGAAGGAAACCGCTCGCCTGGCCGGACAGTCTGAGACGGACAGCAGCTCCATCTGGGAGGTCGAGGCCGCCCAGGCCTCCGCGAAGGACATTGCCCGGTTTCAATCCTTCATGAGGCCCGAGCTGCCGCTGGTGGATCTGGGGTGCGGCAGTGGCATCCAGACGCGCTACCTGGCCCAGCACTTCCAGCGGGCCATCGGCGTCGATGTGTCCCAGTCTGCGATAGAGTTGGCCGCGCAGAGCAATCCGCACCCCGGCCTCCAGTACCGCGTGCTGGACGTGTTCGACACCCAGGCGGTGCAGGCCTTTCAAGCGGAACACGGGGACGTCAACATCTACATGCGCACGCTGCTGCACCTGATCCGGCCCGAGGCAAGGGCCCGCTTCGCGGCGTCCATTGGAATGCTGCTCGGGCGGCGCGGCGTCCTCTACCTCTATGAGTTGGGCGCGGCGGCGGGCGAGTACTTCCACGCCTGGATCCAGCGCAATGGGATGCCCGTGAGCCTGCAGCGCGTCCTCCAGATGGGCATCCAGCCCGGCACCGTCACCCGGGAGCACGTCCTGGCCATGTTTTCCCCTGAGCGGTTTACGATCGTGGCGGATGGCGAGTCCCCCAGCGCCCCCATCCCGGTCCGGGTGATGAGCCCCTCCCCCACCCCGGTCCTCGCCCCGGAGGCCTGGGCGCCTCCCGGGTACTTCATGGTCCTCCAGCCACGAGAGCCCTAA